A region of the Culex quinquefasciatus strain JHB chromosome 1, VPISU_Cqui_1.0_pri_paternal, whole genome shotgun sequence genome:
AATAGTTGGTGAACACGCAGTCACCTGTTGAGCCTCGAAATATTGGGTCGAAGCAGTTGTCGCCACTAACGTCAATAAGATCCTCTTCATTGCATACCACAATAGAGTCACCACCCGCACAGTGCTGCCTGATGAAATACGTTTGGTTTCCGCCGACCAAAGCGTCGGGTGCCGGGAGTTGAATGATCTTCCCATTCTTTGGGATGACTGCTAACAAATAACTTTTGAACGTTCCTTGTTTTAACCGCGGGACCActataacaaaaaatagattcgaTTGCAAGTATGCTACCTTGATCTCTAAAAAATCGTAGATTTGATTAACATTATGAAGAGCAACATCTTGCTCAATCAGGGTTTTTTTGAACTAGTCCTATTTCTTCTGGTTCTAAAAACGATTTCGAGATGATGTTGAATTTTGCCAGATGGATTGTTTCAGCTATACTATCTAGATGGCCCTCGATTTGGTTAAGGTGATCGGTTGCAATAATTGTCTGTTTTAAGATGTTGAAATCGTTCAGTTGTAGTATGGCATTGTTCTGCTGATCATTAATAATCCTAATCATTTTGTTTACTCTTGTTTCTAACTGTTTATTTATAACTATctgtttattattttgtttaacGAGGTCTTCTTCCTTATTCAATATTGTATCTATGTCGCTCTTGATCTGGGCCCTATCATCGGAGTCCATGTTACCCGTTATGAACTTAATCCTGCTGCATTACTGTTATTTTCGGGAGGCATTTGAAATCGCGAATACAAAAAgaaaagtaaattttcatgCAACCTAATCATTCGGTATGCTCTTAAGGAAGGAGTTTAACAGGATCCAGAGTCTTCCCTCTAATGGTAACGGTTGTTATTCACGccctaaaaaataaagaataggTTAGAAACGTTAAGGACtgggttattttttcaatcgcCGGAGCTTCTGTTTGTGGAGCGTCCGATTTTTTTCGTCCACGTAAGTCTGATTATTGTTATCTATTACGACGACGGGTTCAAATCTATTTCTGGACTTGGATTTTATTCCTTGAGTTGTATTAAACACAACCCCTCCAATGTCGAGAGAAGGTTCATTTTCTCTTTTTGCATTGTGGTAGtcatgttgttgtttttgtatttttgaaattttttccgTGACCCCGTCGTATAGTTTGTTTCTAAACTCAATAATTTCATCCATATTGAGGGGTCTTTCGGAACCGTCTATTATTCCGTAAAATATTTCCCGTGGTTTAAAAGAGGTGCTTGTATGAATAGTGTTGTTGTATAGTGTGcaagatattaatattttttctttaggcgataaatcttcaaatttatgcttATTTGTACGAAAGATTTCCAACAAAGTGAAATGAAATCTTTCTACGATTCCATTAACCTGACTATGATTGGAAGGTGTAAAATATTGCTGAATTCCTAGGTCTGCTAGTAGTCCTCTTACTTCAATCGATTTTATTGCTGGTTCGTTGTCCGACACGATTAACGCAGGATTTCCATATagtgaaaaatatttgataaacgCCTTTCTTACATGAGGAATTGACCTAGATTTTATTGAATCAAAGTACCAAATCTAGAAAATTTATCAACAACTGATAAAAATAGATTAGGTTGAATTATGAAAATGTCAGCGTGTATGATTTCTAACGGTCTCTTAGGTATAGGTGTTTCACCTAAACGGATTTTATATGGTTTCCTTTCGTACTTTTGTTTATTACAGGTTTCGCAAAGGTTAACATATTTCTTTATCTTTTGTTTCTGATTTGGGAAATAAAatcttctgaaaatttctgcttTGTTTTCCAAAATTCCCCTATGTGCGGTTTCATGAGTTTCTTCTACGATAACGTTCTGTTCTTCGTCTGTttttaaatcgatcaaaaatttcaggGATATTTTATTCTAAACGGGTTGAGTTGGCTGAAGTACTGCCTATAAACCTCTTGAATAGCCGGGATTAGCTCTTCCGGACAGTAGATGCAATTAACCTTTGTATGTACCATGTTATCATAGAAGATCTTTTTCAATGATCTGGAATCGAAGCCAGGCTTTGAAATTGTTTTCCTATATACCCTAGGAAATACTTCTTCGAAGGCTTCCGAACTAGTGTCATGCATCTTCAAAATGATTTGGTTATTGAAGGTATTGACAGGCGACTCGGTTATCTCAATCAAGTCATTGTTTTGAATTTCCGGTTGTGAATCTCTCTCTTCTGGTTCCTCTTCGTTTATGTTAACCTCCGTCAAAACTCTGGATAGCGCATCAGCTACAACATTTTGTTGACCTGGTCTATAAACAGGTACAAAGTCATAATCGCGTAACCTTAGCATCCATTGGACTAGCTTAGAGTTGGGTGTCTTTAGATTCAGTGCATACGTCAGTGGTTGGTGGTCGGTATACAAGGTAATAACCTACCAAATAGATATGGGCGAAAGTATTTCGTGGCCCAGTCGATAGCTAAGAGTTCCTTCTCGATAGCCGAATACTTTTCCTCTGATTTCGTTAGCGTTCTGGATGCGAATGCAACAGGTCTGTCCTTGCCTATGGCACCCTGTGATAGGACAGCGCCTAAAGCAAAATTACTGGCATCTGTTGTGagaatgaaatttttcgaaatgtCGGGGTATTGCAGGACGTCTGAGCTAGTAATTAGTTGTTTGCAGGTGTCTATTGTTTTGAGGAAAATGGGtgtgtgtttaattttttcgccCTTCCTAAGTTGGGCTGTTAGCGGTTTTGTAATTTTGGCGAAATCCCTTATAAATTTTCGATAATAGCCCAAAAGGCCTAGAAATCCTTTCAATTCTTTTGGATTTCTTGGAGTGGGCCAGTTTTGAATGACCTTAATTTTCTCTGGGTCTGGCTTAACCCCTTCGTCAGTAACAAGGTGACCTAAAAAGTTAActtgttttttcataaattgacTTTTCCTAATTGGATCTTCAAATtgacattttccaaaatactGAATATTTTAGTGAGATTCTCCAAGTGTTCTTGCAAAATGTTGAATAGACAATTATATCGTCCATATACACCAAGCAACACTTTCCAATTAAATTGCGAAGAATGTTATTCATTACGCGTTGTAGAGTAGCCGGAGCATTTTTCAACCCATATGGCATTCTAACATATTCATAAAGTCCATACTCAACAGAAAAAGCCGTTTTTTGCACATCATCTGGGTGGACCTCAATTTGGTGAAACCCAGATGCCAAGTCTAAAGTGGTAAAGTATTGACATTTGCCCAGCTTgtccaaaatttcatttatatttGGCATCGGATATTTGTCATCTATAGTCTTTTCATTCAACTTTCTATAATCGACTACTAAGCGCCATTTCTGTTTGCCTTCGGAGTAAATTTTCTTGGGAACAATCCAAATCGGAGAGCACCAAGGTGAAGAGCTGGGTCGAATAATGCCCTGTTTAAGCatttccctggccgaaataattagacccgtatttttttgtttggccattagggtgacctacgccgtgttagggtggtctgaaaaattgccattttcgtcgattttcgcaaaaaccactgaTCGCGCGAGagatcaatttacaattttaccaGCCTAAATGTGATCcacaaataaatgtaattttgtccCTGTCTGTCCCTGGCCCATCTCTGACGAGAGCCAGTGGTGATTCTCGCTCTTTTTGATCTCTCCCCGGTTCGCATCCCATGTACTGTTCCCTTTAGAGTATAGTCTTAAATAAACCGTTGACTACGCCAGACAGCTACGCGTTTAAGAATAAATTGTGTAGTTTCTGTTCGCGCAATAAAAGTGTTTTAATCAGTGCTAAACGGTTTATAATTAGTGTCCGAATTCCCCGAACCGACCACACGCGCGAAcatttggtccttcgaaccggatccgAAGGATCCGGTCTGGCCAGGTTCGGGACACTTCGCGAATCGGACAATTCAGTGCGCGAAGTGTTGGCCTGCTCGCGAAGAGCAGCGCAAAGTGTACGGTGCAGAAGCGCGCCTGGACAGTTTGGTGCGCGTGAAAACGGACAAAAAGTGCACGGAAAATCcgtgaaaaagtgcgaaaaaatcgccaaaaagtcgcgGAAAATTGGAGCTGAACAGTGGCACAATTGTGCATAGAAAAGTGAATTGTTCGTGTTGAACAAAGGCGGCGGCGACTAGTGCATTGCGGTGAAGAAGATTTCGCCATCGCGGAACTCACGGCGACTCACGGTGTGCGCGCGCTTTGGCAAGCGTCGCGACGTCACCATCTCAACCGGTTGGCTGACGTCATCGTTGGAGTCGGTGATTGATTGGCGGTTGGAGCATTCGGGACGGATTTGGCGGATCAAGACGGAGATACAGGAGAGTATTTTGCACGTAAACGGTGGCTCGGCTAGTTTGGCTCTTTGCGGAGAAATAAAGTtggcttttgaaaataaaattgcacGAGAGTTTTTATTAGTCTGGTCAGGTTGCATGAGTGTTGTGTTGTTCTGTCTGGTCCTCTGGAATTCCCTGGTCGATTCCCCTGTCGCTGCTGTCAATACTGGGTCGTACAGTTCGCAATCTGTCTTGCGCGGTCGCGTCGTGGAACGTCGAGTCGATCCGTCTGTCTCTGGTGAATCTGAAAGTGAAGTGAATGTTATTCAGTTGGCGATCAGTGGTCACGATGGGCGATCTGCAGACTTTGCGGAAGAAGCAGGAGATCCTGCTGAATAAACTGGAGGTGCTGAATCAGTTCGTCGAGCACTACAAGGCGGAAGAACACGAGTGCCAGCTGGAAGTTCGACTCGGAATGCTGAACGACGTGTACCTGGAGTTCACGAACCTACGGACAAAGCTGGAGTTGCTGCTGGAAGAAAAGGATGCGGCCAAGTACGCAGATGCGGAGCCGAAGGTCAAGCAGGAGGTCGTGTCACATCGTGAAGAGGCCAATCTACAGGTGGTGCAGGAGTTCGACAACAAATTCTGCAAGGTCAAGGCGATGCTGATTGCGAAGCGGCCGGTCAAGGACGTCGCGCAGACAGCTCCAAGTGTTGGTGATGCGGATACCTCGTTTCCGTTGCGCGTCAAGCTGCCTGACATTCATCTGCCGAACTTCAGCGGAAATCTGCGCGAGTGGGTGACCTTCCGTGACACCTTCAAGAGTCTCATCCACCGGAACTCGAAGCTGACATCGATGGACAAGTTCACCTATCTCCAATCGTCTCTTTCTGGTCCTGCGTTGCTGGAGATCAGTGGCATCGACCTGTCGGAAGAAAACTACTCCGTCGCGTGGAACGCGCTGGAGGAGGAGTACGGAAACAAGAAGCTGATCGTGAAAGCCCACCTCGATGTCATTCTGGATCTGGAACCGCTGACCAAGGAGTCGTACGACGGTCTCAGCCACCTGCTCGGTGAGTTTGAGAAAAATCTGCAGATGCTGGACAAGATGGGCGAAAATACTGCCAACTGGAGTACGGTTATGGCGCACGTCCTGTGCTCAAAGCTGGACTCGGCCACGCTTAGGAATTGGGAGACCCACCACAATAGCAAGGATGTCCCAACCTACAAAGCTCTACTGGAGTACTTGCGCGCCCACTGTTCGGTTCTTCAGTCGATCAAACGAGCGAAAGCGAAATCGTCGGAACAGCGTCCTCCGAAGACAGCGGTCTGTCACACTGCTGTGCGGAGCAGCAACCAGTGTCACTTTTGCAGCGGCCCGTGGCACACCCCGTTCCGGTgcttcaagttccagaagatgacGATCTCGGAGCGCAACGACGCTGTTTCGAGAAACAAGCTGTGCAGAAACTGCCTGAAGCCTGGACATAACCCGCGGATGTGCGAAGGAGGAACTTGCCACCACTGTCACCAGAAACATCACTCAATGCTGCACAACGATCAGATGAGATCCTCCGTTCCACAACAGCAGTCGAGACCAACCGCAACGACCTCAGTACAGCGACAACAACCCAGACCACAGAACACGAATCAGACAACACACACTCCAGCCAACAATGCACCTGCTAATCCGACTAACCTACAGACTACAGACTCTCAAGCCACACAGCCACAAACCACTAGCCAAAACTACGTTGCACTACCCGTCACGCCCACACACAACATCATCCTGTCAACCGCGCTCATCCGTATCAAAGACCGCTTCGGAAACACGCTGCTAGCGCGTGCGCTTCTTGACTCGTGCTCACAGCACTGTCTGATGACCAGAGAGTTCTCGCGACGACTCAAATTCATGCGACAATCGTCGTACTTGCCGATCCAAGGGATCGGAACGTCGCGTTGCGTGTCGACGCAGCTCGTGCGTGCAGATGTCGGTCCGCGTTCCGGTCAGATTTCAGCGTACGAGTCGGAGATGCAGTTCCACGTCCTGCCCAAGCTCAACATCTCGCTGCCGACATCGTACATCGATCCGTCTACAATTCAGCTGCCCGACTGGATGTTCCTGGCTGATCCGGAGTTCCACAAAACCGGTCCAGTGGACGTCATTATCGGTGCCGAGTTTTACATGGACTTGCTGACGGACGAACGGGTAAAACCAGCTGCAGACGGTCCCACGCTGCACAACACGGTGTTCGGTTGGATCATTTCCGGCCGGCTTCCCGGCAGCGTTCCAGAATCGACGTCTCTCGTATCCGTCGCGGCAATCGACGAGCTGCTGACCAGATTTTGGGAACTGGAAACGTGCCGCACCAAGAGCACGCACTCGATCGAAGAATCCACGTGCGAGCAGCTGTTCGAGGAGACGGCGGTTCGTGACGAAACTGGCAGATTTGTTGTGACGCTGCCCAAGAAGAAGTACGCTGTCCAGCGTCTCGGTGAGTCCAGATCAACAGCCATTAAACGCTTCTTGGGACTGGAGAAGCGGCTGTCAGCGAATCCAGACCTGAAACAACAGTACAGTGATTTTATTCACGAGTACGAAGCCATGGGACACATGAAACGGGTTGCCGGCGACACGGCCGGGGGAGAGTTAGCGTATTACCTGCCACACCACTGCGTCTTGAGGCCGGACAGCACCACTACGAAGCTCCGCGTGGTGTTTGATGCTTCGTGTCGCACGTCTACCGGAGTTGCTCTGAACGATGCGCTCATGGTGGGACCAGTTGTGCAGGACGATTTACTGGACATTGCGCTACGCTTTCGACTCCACGCTGTTGCCATCGTCGCTGACATCGCCAAGATGTACCGTATGATTCGCGTCCAGCCTGACGACCAGAGACTGCAGAGAATCGTTTGGAGAGACAATGCGGACGAACCCATCCGAATCTACGAGCTGACAACTGTCACGTACGGAACGGCGTCTGCGCCGTATTTAGCGACCAAGTGCTTGCAAAAACTCGGTGAGATCGGAGAAAAGACGCACCCATCCGCTGCCAAGATCCTCAAACGAGACTTCTACGTTGACGACATGCTGGCAGGTGCGCACACGGTCGCAGAAGGAAAAGAGCTAGTCGCCGAAATGGTCGATCTGATGGAATCTGGCGGATTCTCGTTGCGAAAGTGGCATTCAAACTCCCGAGACATCCTGCTCGACGTCCCGGAACATCTTCGCGACGAACGGACCCTGCTAGAACTGGACACGTCTGACGCAACCGTCAAGACGCTCGGGCTCGTCTGGGAGCCAAGTACGGACTGTTTCCGTTTCAGATCGCCAAAGTGGAACGACGTTGCAGTGATCACGAAGCGTGTCGTGGCCTCAGACATGGCCATGATCTTCGACCCGTACGGGCTGATCGGTCCTGTCGTCGTCCAAGCAAAAATCTTCGTGCAGAAGCTGTGGCGCATGGAACTGGACTGGGACGCCGCTCTGCCAGAAGATCTGCAGGAGTACTGGCGAGAATACCGCAGAAATCTAGCCGGTCTGGACAGCCTGTCAATACCCCGCTGGATTGGCACAGGTGCTGATGACCGGAATGTGCAGCTTCACGGGTTCTGCGATGCTTCAGTCAACGCTTACGGTGCGTGCATCTACATCCGAACCATTTCGGCCAACGGCGACGTCACCGTCCGCTTGCTGGCTTCCAAATCCCGCATCGCACCGCTCGAGAacctgaagaagaagaagcgtaAGCAGTCGATTCCCCGCCTGGAGCTGGCGTCCGCTCTGCTGCTGGCGCATCTGTACGAGAAGGTGGCCAACGCCATCAACTTCCGAGGAAAAGCGTTCTTCTGGACGGATTCCATGATCGTACGCTGCTGGCTTGCGTCACTACCGTCCAGATGGAACCAGTTCGTGGCCAACCGTGTGTCCGAGATTCAACACCTGACGGAGAGCGGATCTTGGGACCATGTGCCCGGATTAGAGAACCCAGCTGACATCATTTCTCGCGGCATGACGGCGATGCAGCTGCAGTACTCAAAGCTCTGGTTCAACGGTCCTGATTGGCTGAGTCTCGACCACCAGCACTGGCCGCACGCTCAAGTGCCGAACGCAGCAGACTTCGACCACGAAGAACTGGAGGAACACAACGCTGTCGCTGCAGTTGCACAAGACGCCGAGCCCTGCAGACTGTTCACAGCGAATTCGTCGTACACCGTGACAATACGGACGACCGCTGTAATCTGTCGCTTCTGCTTCAACAGCCGTGCGGCGAACAAGCTTTGTCGCAGAGTTGGTCCGTTGACGGCTGAAGAGCTCGAGGTCGCTTTGAAGAAGCTGGTGCGCCTCGCTCAACGAGAATGCTTCCCGGAAGAGTACGATGCTCTGTCCAGAGATCGCGCGATTCCAAGCAACTCCCGCATTGCTGCGCTGAACCCAAGAATCGTCGATGGAATCCTGTGCGTCGGCGGCCGGTTGCAGCACGCCGCAGTCTCGGACAACCGAAAGCATCCGTACATTCTCGACCATCGTCATTCGTTCACGAAGCTTATCGTCACACACTATCACGAGACCATGTTTCACGCTGGACAACAACTGTTGATCTCTGCTGTGCGTGAGCGGTTCTGGCCGATCAACATCCGAAACCTCGTTCGCGACGTGATCCACAAGTGTGTCGATTGCTTCCGTGTCAAGCCAAAGGTTCTGGACCAGCTCATGGCGGATCTGCCGCCCGAACGAGTCACACCGTGCACACCGTTCGCACGAGTCGGAGTTGACTACTGCGGACCTTTCCAGGTCGCGTACCCGCAGCGCCGAGCTCGCCCAGTGAAGTGTTTCGTTGCCATCTTCGTCTGCCTGGTCACCAAGGCCGTTCACCTAGAACTAGCTGCAGACCTGACGACGCAGGCATTTCTGGCGGCCCTCAAACGGTTCACTGCCCGGCGTGGCAAACCGAAGCTGGTCATGTGCGACAACGCCAAGAACTTCATCGGCGCAAGACGTGAGCTGAGCGAACTCGCCAAGCTGTTCCTAAGTCAGCAGTTCGAAGAGGAGATTATCCGCGAAACAGCGAACGACAACATCAAGTTCAAGTTCATTCCCGCTCGCTCGCCGAACTTCGGCGGCCTCTGGGAGTCCGCGGTGAAGAGCTTCAAGTTGCTGTTCAAACGCACGATCGGGTTGCACACCCTGTTGTATGACGAGTTCCAGACTGTGCTGGTTCAGATCGAAGCGATCCTCAACTCGCGACCGCTCACGCCGCTCAGCAACGACCCCGCAGACTTCGAAGCGCTCACCACAGGACACTTCCTGATCCAGCGTCCATTCACTGCGATTCCAGAACCAAACCTCGACCACATTCCCGAGAACAGATTGTCGGCCTGGCAAACCGTCCAGCGGTACACGCAGCAGCTCTGGAAAAAGTGGTCCAACCTCTACCTGTCGGACCTGCACAACCGCACGAAGTGGACAAAGCAAAAAGACAACGTTGCTGTCGGAACCATGGTCCTGCTAAAGGACGAAAACCTCCCGCCGTTGAAGTGGCAGCTCGGACGCGTTTCCGATATCCACCCG
Encoded here:
- the LOC119769063 gene encoding uncharacterized protein LOC119769063 produces the protein MLFSWRSVVTMGDLQTLRKKQEILLNKLEVLNQFVEHYKAEEHECQLEVRLGMLNDVYLEFTNLRTKLELLLEEKDAAKYADAEPKVKQEVVSHREEANLQVVQEFDNKFCKVKAMLIAKRPVKDVAQTAPSVGDADTSFPLRVKLPDIHLPNFSGNLREWVTFRDTFKSLIHRNSKLTSMDKFTYLQSSLSGPALLEISGIDLSEENYSVAWNALEEEYGNKKLIVKAHLDVILDLEPLTKESYDGLSHLLGEFEKNLQMLDKMGENTANWSTVMAHVLCSKLDSATLRNWETHHNSKDVPTYKALLEYLRAHCSVLQSIKRAKAKSSEQRPPKTAVCHTAVRSSNQCHFCSGPWHTPFRCFKFQKMTISERNDAVSRNKLCRNCLKPGHNPRMCEGGTCHHCHQKHHSMLHNDQMRSSVPQQQSRPTATTSVQRQQPRPQNTNQTTHTPANNAPANPTNLQTTDSQATQPQTTSQNYVALPVTPTHNIILSTALIRIKDRFGNTLLARALLDSCSQHCLMTREFSRRLKFMRQSSYLPIQGIGTSRCVSTQLVRADVGPRSGQISAYESEMQFHVLPKLNISLPTSYIDPSTIQLPDWMFLADPEFHKTGPVDVIIGAEFYMDLLTDERVKPAADGPTLHNTVFGWIISGRLPGSVPESTSLVSVAAIDELLTRFWELETCRTKSTHSIEESTCEQLFEETAVRDETGRFVVTLPKKKYAVQRLGESRSTAIKRFLGLEKRLSANPDLKQQYSDFIHEYEAMGHMKRVAGDTAGGELAYYLPHHCVLRPDSTTTKLRVVFDASCRTSTGVALNDALMVGPVVQDDLLDIALRFRLHAVAIVADIAKMYRMIRVQPDDQRLQRIVWRDNADEPIRIYELTTVTYGTASAPYLATKCLQKLGEIGEKTHPSAAKILKRDFYVDDMLAGAHTVAEGKELVAEMVDLMESGGFSLRKWHSNSRDILLDVPEHLRDERTLLELDTSDATVKTLGLVWEPSTDCFRFRSPKWNDVAVITKRVVASDMAMIFDPYGLIGPVVVQAKIFVQKLWRMELDWDAALPEDLQEYWREYRRNLAGLDSLSIPRWIGTGADDRNVQLHGFCDASVNAYGACIYIRTISANGDVTVRLLASKSRIAPLENLKKKKRKQSIPRLELASALLLAHLYEKVANAINFRGKAFFWTDSMIVRCWLASLPSRWNQFVANRVSEIQHLTESGSWDHVPGLENPADIISRGMTAMQLQYSKLWFNGPDWLSLDHQHWPHAQVPNAADFDHEELEEHNAVAAVAQDAEPCRLFTANSSYTVTIRTTAVICRFCFNSRAANKLCRRVGPLTAEELEVALKKLVRLAQRECFPEEYDALSRDRAIPSNSRIAALNPRIVDGILCVGGRLQHAAVSDNRKHPYILDHRHSFTKLIVTHYHETMFHAGQQLLISAVRERFWPINIRNLVRDVIHKCVDCFRVKPKVLDQLMADLPPERVTPCTPFARVGVDYCGPFQVAYPQRRARPVKCFVAIFVCLVTKAVHLELAADLTTQAFLAALKRFTARRGKPKLVMCDNAKNFIGARRELSELAKLFLSQQFEEEIIRETANDNIKFKFIPARSPNFGGLWESAVKSFKLLFKRTIGLHTLLYDEFQTVLVQIEAILNSRPLTPLSNDPADFEALTTGHFLIQRPFTAIPEPNLDHIPENRLSAWQTVQRYTQQLWKKWSNLYLSDLHNRTKWTKQKDNVAVGTMVLLKDENLPPLKWQLGRVSDIHPGADGNIRVVTVRTKDGSYQRAISKICILPIRDNLSTAQGEN